A single genomic interval of Saccharothrix saharensis harbors:
- a CDS encoding cold-shock protein, which translates to MAVGTVKWFNSEKGYGFIAADGGPDVFVHYSAIQMEGFRTLAEGDRVEFEIQAGRDGRSQASDVRKAS; encoded by the coding sequence TTGGCTGTCGGCACGGTCAAGTGGTTCAACTCGGAGAAGGGCTACGGATTCATCGCGGCCGACGGCGGGCCGGATGTGTTCGTGCACTACTCGGCGATCCAGATGGAAGGCTTCCGGACGCTGGCCGAGGGCGACCGCGTGGAGTTCGAGATCCAGGCGGGGCGTGACGGCCGCAGCCAGGCATCGGACGTGCGGAAGGCATCGTGA
- a CDS encoding AIM24 family protein, with product MQVRTRHTPTFGVARLVLAPGEPVVVERSAVLATSYGVAVDGRTKSPGVHAARCTAGPEGGWVDVAPPLPGDLHVLDLDTTTGWCVARDSWLACAATAHLDPAAPPVRALHGGDHGFLAYAFGTGPVVLSCYGTLDVVTLEPGELVTVASGHVVAFADTVQCRLRAVSPDAPQSVRNGEGLVLDFAGPGLVLTRTRSPRGLVSWLRDNGFSVRS from the coding sequence TTGCAGGTCCGGACCCGCCACACCCCCACCTTCGGGGTGGCACGACTCGTCCTGGCACCCGGTGAGCCGGTGGTGGTCGAGCGCTCCGCCGTGCTCGCGACCAGCTACGGCGTCGCCGTCGACGGCCGCACCAAGTCGCCCGGCGTCCACGCCGCCCGGTGCACCGCGGGCCCCGAAGGCGGCTGGGTGGACGTCGCGCCACCCCTGCCCGGGGACCTGCACGTGCTCGACCTCGACACCACCACCGGCTGGTGCGTCGCCCGCGACAGCTGGCTCGCCTGCGCCGCCACCGCCCACCTCGACCCGGCCGCGCCGCCCGTGCGCGCGCTGCACGGCGGCGACCACGGCTTCCTGGCCTACGCCTTCGGCACCGGCCCGGTCGTGCTCAGCTGCTACGGCACGCTCGACGTGGTCACCCTCGAACCCGGCGAGCTGGTCACCGTCGCGAGCGGCCACGTCGTGGCGTTCGCCGACACCGTGCAGTGCCGGCTGCGGGCCGTTTCCCCGGACGCGCCCCAATCCGTGCGGAATGGCGAAGGGCTCGTCCTGGACTTCGCCGGACCCGGTCTCGTGCTCACCCGGACCCGCAGCCCGCGCGGACTCGTCAGTTGGTTGCGCGACAACGGATTCAGCGTCCGCTCATGA
- the glp gene encoding gephyrin-like molybdotransferase Glp produces MWRVSNALTRVADHKARVAGLVGMMPVVDLPVADCLGLVLAEDVVAGVPLPPFDNSAMDGYAVRAADVAAVPVRLPVVEDIPAGRTAVGPLAPGTAHRIMTGAPVPSGADAVVQVEWTDGGTSEVRVDRPVVVGQNVRKMADDVAVGTTVLDAGVVLGPAQLGLAAALGFGSLPVRRRPRVLVLSTGSELVGPGVALEPGQIYESNGVMLAAAVREAGGEAELLRFVPDDVEQFHAAIAPRLGSVDLLLTSGGVSAGAYEVVKDAFTGRGVEFTKVAMQPGGPQGAGRYQGVAVATLPGNPVSAQVSFEVFIRPALRAAMGFAQVERPVATATLSAPVTSPAGRTQFRRGAYDPESGRVVTPVGGPGSHLLSALAISNCLIEVPEDVTELAAGARVAVRLLHGE; encoded by the coding sequence ATGTGGCGCGTGTCGAACGCGCTGACCCGAGTCGCTGATCACAAGGCCCGCGTCGCCGGGTTGGTCGGAATGATGCCCGTGGTGGACCTGCCGGTGGCCGACTGCCTGGGTCTGGTGCTGGCGGAGGACGTGGTCGCGGGGGTGCCGCTGCCGCCGTTCGACAACTCGGCGATGGACGGTTACGCGGTCCGCGCGGCCGACGTGGCGGCGGTGCCGGTCCGGTTGCCGGTGGTGGAGGACATCCCGGCGGGCCGGACGGCGGTGGGGCCGTTGGCGCCGGGCACGGCGCACCGGATCATGACGGGCGCGCCGGTGCCGTCGGGCGCGGACGCCGTGGTGCAGGTGGAGTGGACCGACGGCGGCACGTCGGAGGTGCGGGTCGACCGGCCGGTGGTGGTGGGTCAGAACGTGCGGAAGATGGCCGACGACGTGGCCGTGGGCACCACGGTGCTGGACGCGGGCGTGGTGCTCGGTCCGGCGCAGCTCGGGTTGGCGGCGGCGCTGGGGTTCGGGTCGCTGCCGGTGCGGCGCAGGCCGCGGGTGCTGGTGCTGTCGACGGGGTCGGAGCTGGTGGGGCCCGGGGTGGCGCTGGAGCCGGGGCAGATCTACGAGTCGAACGGCGTGATGCTGGCCGCGGCGGTGCGCGAGGCGGGCGGCGAGGCGGAGCTGCTGCGGTTCGTGCCCGACGACGTCGAGCAGTTCCACGCGGCGATCGCGCCCCGGTTGGGGTCGGTGGACCTGCTGCTGACGTCGGGTGGCGTGAGCGCGGGCGCGTACGAGGTGGTGAAGGACGCGTTCACCGGGCGCGGGGTGGAGTTCACGAAGGTCGCGATGCAGCCGGGCGGGCCGCAGGGCGCGGGCCGCTACCAGGGGGTGGCGGTGGCGACGCTGCCCGGGAACCCGGTGAGCGCGCAGGTGTCGTTCGAGGTGTTCATCCGGCCGGCGCTGCGGGCGGCGATGGGGTTCGCGCAGGTGGAGCGGCCGGTGGCGACGGCCACGTTGAGCGCGCCGGTGACGTCGCCGGCGGGGCGCACGCAGTTCCGGCGCGGCGCGTACGACCCGGAGTCGGGGCGGGTGGTGACGCCCGTGGGCGGGCCGGGGTCGCACCTGCTGTCGGCGTTGGCGATCAGCAACTGCCTGATCGAGGTGCCGGAGGACGTCACGGAGCTCGCGGCGGGCGCCCGGGTCGCCGTCCGCCTCTTGCACGGAGAGTGA